Genomic segment of Hymenobacter aquaticus:
GAAGAAAACCCCGCAGACTTTTCAAACGCATCTGCGGCGGGCGCGAAAAAACCGGGGGGCTACGCTGTGCCGGCTGAGCTGCTTTCAGCGGAGCAGCTGACCGCAGAGGAGTATGCAGGTGAGGCCCCGAAAGAAAAAGTTGCGCCAAAAAGAAAGGCCCCCGGCAGGGGAGGGGGGCGGCCCGAGGTCCTGTTTGCCGAATCTGAGCTGGCTGACCCCGAGGCCTTCGTGGCGGCCTTCGCCGGCACCGATTTCGAGCTGGCCAATCTGCGCTTCTACCACCAGAAAGTAGCCAACTGGCGCAAGGACGGAGAGCCGCCCCGGCGCCGCGACTGGAAAGCCACCGCCAAAAATTTCATGCTCAATGACATCGAACGCAACGCCCTCGTACTCGCTCCCGCGCAGCCAGCCGCCGGCTACGGTGCCCCCGTCCCCGGGGCCGGGCTCCGAAGCGCAATTGCTGACTATTTCGACAGCCGCTACGCTTGAGCAGCTGGTTACCGTGTCCGACGAGCGTCCCCGCCTGCTGCTGGCCCGCATGTCCGTCGGCCTCGACTACGCCCGCGCCGCCGAAGCGCCCAAGCTGTTCCAGGTGCAGCGCCGCATCGGCGAAGGGGAGCTGCTGAAACTGCTGGCCGTCATCTTCAGGGCTTTCGTCGATTCGGTGCGCGTGCCCCATAAGCCCGACGCGGCTGACCTCATCGAACTGGCCGAAACGGTCATGCGCAAGTACAGCCACGACAGCCTCAAAGACATCATCCTGGCCCTGAAGGAGGCCCGCACCAGTGGCCGCAACTTCTTCCAGGAACTCGACCAGGGCAAAATCTTCGCCCTGCTCAACGACTACTTCGACAAGAAGGCCGCCTTCCTCGAAAGCCGCCACCTGGACCAGAAAGCCCAGGGTGCCTCGGCGCAGTCCCAGGCCGTGGCCAGCCTCGGCGACCTGGCCCCGAAGCTCATCCAGCAGCTGGCTGACCGCATCCCCGACGACCACCCCAACCACGACACGCTGCGCGCCCGCCTCAGCCTGCAGAAGCAGCGCCGGCGCCGCGGCCTGCCCACCCCCGACCCCGAGGAGTTCCGCCGCCAGCAGCACGCCGCCGCGTTCCGCAACCCCCGCCCCGACTGGCAGGCCCGCCCCGATGCTCCACTGGGCGCCGTAGGCCGGTACGTAAGGCAACTGCGCGCGGAGAATGACGGGCAGCAGCTTCGCAGCAGCGCCTGACTCTGCTTGGCAGCATTGCCTGCCCGGGCCCAGTGCAGCCGGAGGCGGGTTCGTGGTTACCTTTGATGAATCTACCAGGGCTCCGGCCCGGCACCATGGCCCGCAACTCCATCATCTCTACCGGCACCGGCTATTCGCCCCACAACCTGCTGACGCTGTTCTGCGAGGCGGAGCAGACCGATACCCCGCATACGGGCGGGCGGGTGCTGGGCCGTACCGCCACCGGAGTGGCCGTAGCGGTACGATGCCGCCGGTGTGGCCACGTCCGGGAGCACACCCTGTCCCCATTGCCAGAGGGCCTGCAGGTATACCAGGTCCGGATAACCGGCGAAGACGGCCCCCACCTGCCCGATTCTATGCGGCCGCTGCCTTTCCTGGAAGAATCATTTGAGGTGGTGGCTGCGTCGCTGCAGGACGCACATGAGCGGGCTGAGTTTGCCAGTTCTCTTCGCTTCGCCGGCCACCTGGTACGCTACTACATCAACGGCGAAGAACACCTGAACGAGCGGTTCTAATGTTGTATTAGATAATGGCTGCCGGATGTGAATGGCTCAGACGAATCTCGGGGATACCATTCGACTGGCAGTAAGTGACGAATTCATCGAGCACCTGACGGGTACCAGTCTCATTCAGAAACGACGTTATTGGAAAGCTTTTGGTGATCAGCGTGCCGCTGCCATCAGCAGTTTTCAGCTGTGTGTATCCTACGGACGTTCTGGTTTCGGTAGCAGGAAAGTCTTTCCCGAATTCACCGTGCCAGGTATTCTTTCCAACCAAAAAGCGCAGCCGCGTTTCGGATTCTTCAACCGGTGCGAATGAGCGAATATCCGTTTTTTCGGCACCCGAATGATCATAAAATCCTGTGTCGCTCTGCAGAATTACTGCCAGCCTGATCCTGTTACCATCAACAAGTTCTTCACCCAGGAAAAACTCGTAATGGTACATATTCAGCCAGTCCCAGGCCCAGTTGTCTAGGCTGCCCCGTCCATCCCGGGGCGCTACACTGCTGAACCAGCACCAACCGCCATGGTAGTTGCGGCCGAGCTGCTCAGCTATAAACTTTACGGTGTCCATCACCCGAGCCTGAAACAGGTACAGGAGCCGGTAGGCCTTGCGCACGTCAAGGGCCACTGCCACTAAATCTTCCTGGGTAAGCTCACTCATAAAATGCGGATATCAGTTGGCGCTGCACATGCAGGGCCGGGGGTATGTAATCAGAATTGGGAGGATTTGCTCAGCAACGTCTGCAGTCCGTTGCCCTGCTTGAGCCTTGTCAACTCACTGCCAGGCATAGTCGCCAGCCAGTCGTTAGTGGCGTAACCGTGCAGGCCGAAAGCGGCTATCAGGTCCTTGAGCAAGTGACTGAGGTGTGGTGTATCAGGCGGTAGCTGCTGCTGGGCAGTGCGCAGAGCCCCCAGCAGAGTGCGCCACCGACATTTGTACACTAATATCGTGCGACTTGGGAAGGTCAAATGTGTTGGCTGTTCATCGCCGTGGTCAATACCCCCAACGGCCAGCAGCAACACGTTTTTCTCACAGCCATACTCATTGAGGTACGCCTGTACTTGGTCACGCCACTGCTTAGGGTTTTGCTGCCCGTAGTCGTGACGCTTTGCCTCAATTATCAGATCAAATTCCGATGTGCGAACAAAAACGTCGGGCTCCACGCTGTACGTGTTGGCAGTGTGCGTAGCATCCCATCTTGGCCAGAACTCATAGCTGATAATTTCTGGCGGGGACTGGCAAGGTAATTCCAGGTTGTAGGCCCCTTTGCACAACACCTCCCACAACAGGCTTGCGGGCAGGTAAAACAAGTGCCCGAATACCGAGGAAGTAAGAGAATCCTCCGACGCGCCGAACAACGACCGCCAGTTCACGGCGTCCTGAAAGTTGCGGCCTGCCTTGTTGTTTCTTATAGCATGAAGCATTAGACCGGCGTAAGTGAGGCGGCAAATAGCATCGGGACCCGCACTTGCACAAGTAAGTGCCCCGAATAGCTACACCTTAAAATGCGGCCGGTGCTTCCCCCTCAGCCCAGAGCGCCGCCGGACTCGCCGCCTTTATTAACTGCGGCCCACTGGCTCCGCCCATAGCCTGCCCGCGTCCACCTCCGGCTAGCACATTTTCTAACCTACCACCAGCGGCCCCCGCTCGAACTGTCCTCATCCACAGTCGGCGAAACCACCAGTGCCATCTTGGCCTACCTCACGCTGCAGGGCTTCGCCGTATGGCGCCAGAACACCAGCGGCATCTTTAAACAGAAAACCGGCAGCTACCGCTCCATCCTCTAGGACCGCCCCCACGTCCCCGACATTATCGGCTTCCGCAAGCGCGACGGCGTGTTTATCGGCATTGAAGTCAAAGCCGGCCGCGACCAGCTGCGCCCCGAGCAGAAGCAGTTTCTCGATGAGCTAAAAGCCGCCGGTGGCCTAGCTTTCGTCGCCCACAGCTTCGCGCAGTTCCAGCAGTCGTTTGAACACCGTAGTGGCTTTGCTCATCCTTAAAAATTCATGCTCACCGTAGAGTCGCCAATTTTTATTTCAAAAGGGTGAGAGTCGGGCACATCGCCCCTATCCGTCCGGCGCTTCGGGTCAAAATATCGCAGGCACGAGTAAGCGGCTCCAAGTGGGTCATCAGGCTTATACTTTAAGCCCGTTGCAAGTGTAGCCACAAGTTGCATCCACGAGCCCCAAGCTGCTTTCTCACTCGGTTCACCACTCGTGAAATGCGCCGTGTGCCGGTTCAGCACCATCAGGTAAAACCCTTTGTAGCTCCTACGCTCCTCGCGTGTGAGTTGAAGCTGAAGGGCGCTGAAAATTTCTTCTGGCTTCAACCTTGTTGCCCAAGCATATACTCTCTCCACCCATTCGTTAGCCTTACCGTAGTAATTCTTCACAACGCTTGCACGCCGTCGCATAGAGTCGCCATAGCCATCAGGCCATTTTAGCTGAATGAGCGCAAGGGTACAGGTCTTTCTGTCGTACATAACAGCGTCTACATCCGTTGCGCCAAGTGGAGTAGTAATCCGCACCTCCCTATTAATCTTAATAATATGCTCTTGCGGAAAAAGCTTAAACAGGTCGCTGCGAAATCTATCCTCCCTATTATTCACAGACCGGAAATAGTCTTTCTCAAACCGACGCTTTAACTCGTAGTTGAGCAGTTGAAACGGGTTGTCACAGCAGCCCGCAACCGACCTGAGCAGAAATCCGTCGGACATCCGAACAAACGGCGGCGGCGCTGCGGCTGTGAAGCTTGTGTAGCCTTCGCAATTGGCTTTGTCTACCGTCAGACAACTCAGAATCTGGCTGGCCTGCTCCTCAGTAACATCAAGGTCTTTAACAAGCGCCTCAACGAAGGAATGGTCAGGTCGCAGATAGGGCAGCAAATTAGCCAGCAGCGCCTGTGGCTGTTTTTCAATCGCGGCAAGTGCGTAATGCGTGTGCATTAGTGCAACGCCCATAAGTTGTTCAACTGCATCAACGTAAATTCGATAGGGCAGGCCACCAAATACGTCTTCTGGCCCAAAATTCTCATGCTCCTGTAACCGCAAGAGATGGTATTGGCCTTGCTGTTGGAAATAGTCAGAAACCTCTTCTGGCGCATCATAGGCCATAAACTGGGGGTACGGCATCTGGACGGTCTGGCGTAGCAGCGGCTGTATGCTTTCAAACGATAACGGCCGCTCTTTCTCCCGAGCCTTGATGACTTGCTCAAATAAGTTTGTAACGACAAGGTGCCTATACTCCCTCTCGAAACGTTCGACACCATAGTATTTATGGTTGGGCTCAAGCTGCGCTTCGCGGCCGGTAATTTCAGTAATTTTCACCATCCCGTAGTGCACGTAATCCAATAGCTGCTGACATAGACCAACTCGGCCTGACGCACCCAGGAGCATCTGCCCGTTCTCTATAAGCTCCTTGTTTGAGGGAAAAAGCATAGGCTGAGGCTCCATGTCAAAGAGTCCGTATGCCTCCTTGAAAAGCGGCTGCCATCCGAATTTGTATAAGCTTGCTATTGACGGACTAATCTCCGCATCGTGTTGGGATATAATGTACTGAACGTCCAAGCTTCTAATTAGTCCCAGCAATGCCACGAAAGGCGGGTTAGCCCTGATATGTCTACCCACAGCGGCCATTTCTGCCTCAATCTCCTCACGCAGAAAATCCAGATTTTCCCTTTGTGAACTCATACAGTTGGCGGGATTTCACTATTGCTAATGCGTTATAACCAGCACCGGCCCACACAAAGCCGCGTCCTCGTCGCCTGGGTCAAATTCCACCCCCGACACCTCAGTTACCGCTGCCATTGCGGCCTCGTTCACAGGCTCCTCGCAGTCGAACACCGAGTAGGCCATGTACCTAGGCCCCCTGACCAGCACATCTACCAAGTCGCGGGAGCAGCCTATGGGCACAGGCACCTGCTCGGGCACCGCCGCTAACCCGGTAGCCGGGTCGGGCAGGCTCAGCCCCTCAACGGAAACGCGCTGCGGATTCTGGTGCGGCAGATAGGAAGTAGCATTCATAGCAAAACGGTGTGCATAAGGTAGGCGAAGTTCGGCGATAGCTCACAACTAAACTGCCCGAGGACTAAAGGGTAATGGCATCCGTGTAAATTGCCCCATATTCCGCATTTACACCCTACAGCTTTGCTTTTCGCACAAATAGATACACTTAGCGCCTCTGCTCTAGCGCAATCTACTTCAGGCTCCCCGATAGTTTTAGCCGTTCTACTTGTCTCTGCGCTCGGTCTGCTGGCTTACTGGATTTTTCGTCCCAAGTCGACCCAGCACCACACGCTGCCGCCTCCGCCACTTCCCGTCCCGCCTTCCCCAGGTACTCTACCTATTCAGAATAGGCCACAGCCTGCGCCTGCAATTCCGAAGGTTGCTTCGCCAACGCTCACGCCAAAGCCAACTCCGGTCACCAAGAGTCAGCCAGAGGCCGCTGCTCCACCGCCGCCTGTCCATTCTAAACCAATTCCCGCCACTCCGCCGCCAACTCCTGCTGCTGCGCCCCCCGCTCGACGGGCAGAGCCTACCCAGCCTACTCCTCCACCGGCTACGCCCCGGCCTGCGCCCCGGCCTGCGCCCCAGCACCCGGCTGCCGAACAGGTACCGGTGCCTGGCGAAATTAAATACATTGGTTACGAGCCGCTACCCGCCCGCAGTAATAGCCGCTATCCTTATCTGCGCTGGCCAGCCGCTGGCAAGCGCGTACCTGTCAAGTTCCCCCGCGCTGGTCGCTCGGCCAACCGCGGCTACTGCGAAGCGGCTTTTGTTGAGCATTTGCGCCGCTTCTTTCCTAAGTCCGGCCCGGTTCGGGTGCTTGATAACCACCATCTGCCCACCGCCAACGCTTCCCGTCCCTACGAGCCGGATGTAGCTCTGCTACACGAGCGCAACGGCCTCAATCTCTTTCTCAACGTCGAGATTGACGAGCCTTATGACGGTGCCAACCGCTTGCCCACACACTGCCAGGGTGACGATGACAGCCGCGACAACTTTTTTACCAGTCGCGGGTGGGTCGTGCTGCGCTTTGCCGAAATTCAGGTTCATCAGCAGCCGGAAGCCTGTTGTGCCGTTATTGCCCACCTCATTGCCCGGCTCGACCCTGCCTACCAGATTCCTGAAACCTTATTATCTGTCGGTACGCCCGCAGGCGTGGCGGTCTGGGATGTGGTGCAGGCGCAGAAGTGGGCTAAAGCCCGCTACCGTGAGCAGTACTTGGGAATCATTGACTTCGGCAGATATGAGAGTAGTGGCGTCGGTCCTGCCGCCGAACCGTTACCCATTGAGGCGGAGATTGAAAAACTGGTAGCTCAAGCAGCCCCCCTGCCTCCGCCGCCCAAGCCTGGTACGCTGCAGAAAGCTAACCCTGACCCGCGCCGTAGCGCCTTGAGCTTCGATGCTGACGCCCACCAGTATTACATCAACGGACAGCCTGCATTGGCTGTCAGTACTTTGATAAGCCGCTTCTTCCCGGAGTTTGACACTGAATATTGGTCGGCCTACAAAGCGGCTCAACGCGGCTGCACACCCGAAGAGGTGGCCCAAGAATGGGCTGACAAAGCTGCTGCCTCGTCGCGTGCCGGCACCATCCTGCATCAGCAGATCGAAGATTTTTACAATCAAGGCACCCCCGCTACTGGCTCCGAGTTTGCTCATTTCCTCAGCTTTCACCGCGCTTTTTCCCACCTTGTGCCTCACCGCACCGAGTGGCAGGTGTACAGTGAGGAGTTGATGCTGGCGGGCACTCTCGATTTTGTGGCCCGCAACACTGATGGAACCCTTTCTATCTACGACTGGAAGCGCAGCCATAAAGTGGTAGATGCTGCCGGCCAAGTTCAGCTAAACCGCTACCAGACTGCCGAGGGGCCGCTTGGGGACCTGCCCGACTGCTCGTTCAGCCACTATACCCTGCAACAGAATATGTATAAGTGGCTGCTTGAAACCAATTACGGTTGCCGCGTCCGTGATATGCACTTGGTAGTGCTACATCCTGACTATGACCGCTACCACCTCGTACCCGTGCCCGAGCGCCCTGCCCATGTTGCTCGTATGCTCGATGTTGTGCGAGCCAAACGATAGAGCTGTAACCCTGCCTCGCTATGCCAGCCTCCAATTACCAGCTTATAGAATTGGTTGAACAGCTTCGCCGGTTTCATGATGCCGAGCACGAGGCCCAACAGCGTGAAATACGCCAGACTTGGGCGCTGCCGCTGGCGGCGCGGGTGCGCAAAGGTAGCGCCATTGCCAATGTGAGTA
This window contains:
- a CDS encoding VRR-NUC domain-containing protein: MGFRKRDGVFIGIEVKAGRDQLRPEQKQFLDELKAAGGLAFVAHSFAQFQQSFEHRSGFAHP
- a CDS encoding PDDEXK family nuclease, which encodes MPGEIKYIGYEPLPARSNSRYPYLRWPAAGKRVPVKFPRAGRSANRGYCEAAFVEHLRRFFPKSGPVRVLDNHHLPTANASRPYEPDVALLHERNGLNLFLNVEIDEPYDGANRLPTHCQGDDDSRDNFFTSRGWVVLRFAEIQVHQQPEACCAVIAHLIARLDPAYQIPETLLSVGTPAGVAVWDVVQAQKWAKARYREQYLGIIDFGRYESSGVGPAAEPLPIEAEIEKLVAQAAPLPPPPKPGTLQKANPDPRRSALSFDADAHQYYINGQPALAVSTLISRFFPEFDTEYWSAYKAAQRGCTPEEVAQEWADKAAASSRAGTILHQQIEDFYNQGTPATGSEFAHFLSFHRAFSHLVPHRTEWQVYSEELMLAGTLDFVARNTDGTLSIYDWKRSHKVVDAAGQVQLNRYQTAEGPLGDLPDCSFSHYTLQQNMYKWLLETNYGCRVRDMHLVVLHPDYDRYHLVPVPERPAHVARMLDVVRAKR